CCCTCACGCGCCGTTACGGCGTGCAGTTCCACCCGGAAGTGGTGCACACGCCCAAGGGCGGGCAACTGCTGGGCAACTTCCTGGACATCTGCGGCGTCACGCGCGACTGGACGGCCGAGCACATCATCGACGAGCTGATCGCGGACGTGCAGGCTCAGGTCGGGGACGGCCGGGTGCTGCTGGCCATCAGCGGCGGCGTGGACTCCAGCACGCTGGGCCTGCTGCTGGCCAGGGCAGTCGGGGAGAAACTGACGGCGGTGTTCATCGACCACGGACTGCTGCGCCTCGGTGAGCGCGAGCAGGTCGAGGCGGCGCTGCTGCCGCTGGGCGTGAACCTCGTCACCGTGGACGCTCGCGCGGAATTCATGGCGGCCCTGGACGGCGTCTCCGACCCCGAGCAGAAACGCAAGATCATCGGCCGCGAGTTCATCCGCGCCTTCGAACGCGAGGCCCGCAAGTACGGTCCCTTCGACTTCCTGGCGCAGGGCACCCTGTACCCGGACGTGATCGAGTCCGCCGGGGGCGAGGGCGCCGCGAACATCAAGAGCCACCACAACGTGGGCGGCCTGCCGGACGACCTCGCGTTCAAGCTGGTCGAGCCGTTCCGCACGCTGTTCAAGGACGAGGTCCGCGAGATCGCGCGCCTGCTGGGCCTGCCGGACGCCGTGCGCATGCGTCACCCCTTCCCGGGGCCGGGGCTGGCGATCCGCTGCCTGGGCGCGATCAGCGAGGAGAAGCTGGACATCCTGCGCCGCGTGGACGACATCTTCATCAGCGGCCTGCGCGAGTTCGGGCTGTATGACGGGTGCTCGCAGGCGCTGGCGATCCTCACGCCCATCCAGTCGGTGGGCGTGATGGGCGACGAGCGCACGTACTCGTTCACGGCGGCGCTGCGGGCCGTGACCACCGACGACTTCATGACCGCCGAGTGGGCACGCCTGCCGTACGATTTCCTGGCGACCATGAGTAACCGCATCGTGAATCAGGTCCACGAGATCAACCGCGTGGTGTACGACATCACGGGCAAACCCCCGGCGACCATCGAGTGGGAATGACCCGCTGAAGCGACACAGGCAGGAGGCCCCCACCCGTATCAGCGGTGGGGGCCTCCTGCTTAATCGGAGTGCGTATTACTTCTTCTTCAGCAGGGCCACGTAGGCTTTCAGCTGCTCGGCCGTGCGTTCCTGTTTGAAGGGGTTGAACTGTCCGGGCTGCCCGCCCTGTCCGTTCTGACCCTGGGCGTTCTGCCCGCCGCTGCGGTTACCGCCGAAGCCGCCCACGCCGCCGGGCAGGCCGGGAATGCGGGTTCCGGCGTTCTGGCCGCTGCTCTGACGCTGGGCGCGCTGCGCTTCGCGTTCCTTCTCGGCTTTCAGGAACAGGCCGTCCAGCGCCGTGAGTTGCTTGGCGGTCAGGATCTTATCCTCGATCTGCGTGAGGTACTTCTTCGCGTCGTTGGGCTGCACGGCCGCCGCCTTCTGAAGGGTGGTCAGGATGGGAAGCAGTTGCGCGGCCTGCGCCTTGGTCAGGGCGGTGGCCCTGTTCTTCTCGAGGTCCGGGAGCAGGCGCACGGTCTGCGCGAGGTCCGTGATAGGTTGCATGGCTTTCATGCGGGCCTGCATTTCCGGGGTCATCTGGCGCTGGCCGGTCTGCTGCGCCGAGGCGGCGCCCAGGGTCAGGGCGGTCAGGGTGAGGGCGGCGGGAACGAGGCGGGCGGGAAGGGTCTTGTTCATGGTGGATCTCCTTGAGGGTTACTCGTAACGAAGGGAATCGACGGGGTCGAGGCGGGCGGCGCGGGCGGCCGGGTAGTACCCGAAGAACACGCCGACCAGCGCGCTGAACAGGAACGCGACGATCATGGGGGTCGGGCTGAAGACCGGGGCGATGCCCGCGAGGTTCCCCAGGTACGCCACGCCCACGCCGAGCAGCATGCCGATCAGGCCGCCGCCGATGGACAGCAGGCTGGCCTCGACCAGGAACTGCGTGAGGATGTCGCGCGGCTTGGCGCCCAGGGCCTTGCGGACGCCGATCTCGCGGGTGCGTTCCGTGACGGACACCAGCATGATGTTCATGATGCCGATGCCGCCGACGAGCAGGCTGATCCCGGCGATCGCGCCGACGAGCAGGGTCAGGGTGCCGGTCACGCTGCTGAGGCTGGCGAGGCTGTCCGCCTGGTTCTGCACCTGGAAGTCGAGGTTGTCCGGGTCGGTCTGGTCGTGGCGGGTGCTGAGCAGGTCGGTCACGTCCGCCTGAAGCGCGGTGAGGTCGTCGGCGCTGACTGCCTGGAGGTAGACGCTGCTGACGGTGGGTTCGCCGCCCGCGCTGTTGGTCCGCGCGAAGCGTTGCAGGTACGTGCCGAGCGGCACGAGCACCTGACTGTTGGCGTTCCCGAAGCCGCTGTTGCCCTTGTCGGGCAGGACGCCGGTCACGGTGAAGGACACGCTGCCCAGTCGGACCTTCTGCCCGATGGCCTGGTCGGGCGTCGCGTCCTCGCCCCACAGGTCGGTCAGGACCTGATGGCCGATCACGGCGACGCGTTTGCGGCTCCTGTTGTCGGCGTCCGTGAAGTACGCGCCGGTCTCGACCGGGCTGTTGCGCACCGTCTCGTAGGCGGGCCAGGTGCCGACCACGCTGGCCTGGGTGTTGGCGCTGCCGACCTTGGCCTGCACGTTGCTGTTCACGGTGGGGGCCACGCCCGCCACGCGGTCCGGGAAGGCGGCGGCCAGCGCCTCGGCGTCCTTGACGGTGACGGTCTGCCGGGGGCCGGCGCGGACCAGGCTGCCGCCGCCGCCGCCACGGGCGCTCTGCACGGTCAGCAGGTTGGTGCCCAGACTCTCGAGGTTCTTGGTGACCCCGGCGGTGCTGCCCTGCCCGATGGCAGTCAGGGCGACGACGGCGGCCACGCCGATGATCACGCCCAGCGCCGTCAGGACCGAGCGCAGCGGGGTGCCCACGATGGCGCGCCACGCGATGGTGAACGCGCCGCCCAGGCCGATACCGCCGCCCCGCCGGGGAGTGGCCGGGGCGGGCGCGGCGCGGTCGATGGTGGGCTGGTCGGGGGTGGGCTGGTCGGCGGCGGTCACGGCTGCCCTCCGGTCAGGTGGGGCGCGGTGTGGGCGGGCGCGTGAGGCATGGACGTGCGGGGCGTCTGGCGGCGGTCGGATTCGATCACTCCGTCACGCACGCGGATGACCCGCTCGGCGTACGCGCCGATGTCGTCCTCGTGCGTGACGATCACGACGGTGGTGCCCTCGGCGTGCAGGGCGCCGAACAGGGCCATGACCTCCTCGCTGGTGCGGGTGTCGAGGTTGCCTGTGGGTTCGTCGGCCAGCAGCAGGCGCGGGCTGCCCGCCAGGGCGCGGGCGACGGCCACACGCTGTTTCTGCCCGCCGCTGATCTGGCTGGGCAGGTTGCGGGCCTTGTCGGCCAGTCCCACGCGCCCCAGGACCTGCATGGCCCGCTCGCGGCGTTCGCGGGGCGGCACGCCGGCGTACGTGAGGGGCACCTCGACGTTCTCGACGAGACTCAGGCGCGGCAGCAGGTGAAAGGCCTGGAACACGAAACCGATGTCGGTGTTGCGGGCCTCGGCGCGTTCGTTCTCGCTGAGGGTGGTCACGTCCCGCCCGGCCAGCCGGTACGAGCCGCTGCTGGGCCGGTCGAGCAGCCCGATGACCTGCATCAGGGTGGTCTTGCCGCTGCCCGAGGGGCCCATCAGGGCGACCATCTCGCCCTGCGCGATCTGCACGCTGACGCCCTTGAGGGCCTCGAAGATCACGTCGCCCTGCTCGTACACCTTGCGCACGTCGCGGATGTCCACGACCGGACCGGCGGTCTGCGCGGCACTCACGGCGCGCCCCCGCCGAAGCCGCCGGCAGGCGGGCCGCCCGTCCCGAAACCGCCCTGGCTGTTCTGACGGTTCCCACTGCCCGTACCGGTGGTGCGGGCCGCGCCGGGCACGACGACCTGCTGTCCGGCTTCCAGGCCGCTGGTGATGACCGTGTTCGTGCCGTCGGTCGCGCCGGTCTCCACGCGGATGCGTTCGGGTTCCGCGCCCTGCCCGGCGGGCAGTTCCACGTAACTGCGGCCCCGCACGGTCTGAATGGCCTTGCTCGGCACGAGCAGGCCGGTTTCCTCGCTCTGGATGATCTCGGCCTCGGCGGTCATTCCGGCGCGCAGCTGCCCGTCGGGGTTGGGGAGCCCCACGGTGGCGGTGAACACGCTGATGCCGCTGCTCTGGGTTGCGCCGGGCGAGACGCGCACGACCTTGCCCGTGAAGGTCTGCCCGTCGAAGGCGTCCAGGGTGACCTCGGCGGTCTGTCCGGCCTGCACGCCGGCGATCTCGGTCTCGTCGATCTGCACGGGCAGGTTCAGGGTGGTGTCGTCCAGGACGGTCAGGATGGTCGCGCCGCTGTTCACGACGGTGCCCTCGGTGGCGGTGACGGTGCTGACCACCCCGGTGATGGGTGCGTACACCTTCAGGTCGGCGCGGTCCTGCTGCGCGGCCTTCAGGCTTTCCTGGGCCTGCTGCACCGCGATCTCCTGACTGCGGAGGTTCTGGGCGTCGCTGGTGCCGCCCGTGCCCGCCTGGGTCTGCGCGGCGCTCAGGCTGGCGCGGGCGCTGTCCACGCTCTGCTGGGCTTTCAGGACGGCTGACTGCGCGTCCGCCAGGGCCGAGGCGCTGAGTGCCCCGATGGCCGCCAGTTGCTGCTGGCCGTTCAGGGTGCGCTGGGCGTCCGTGAGGGTCTGCTGCGCCTGCGTGAGGGAATTCTGGGCGCCGGTGACGCTGCTCTGGCGCTGCGCGGCGCTGCTGGCCTGCGAGGCGCGCGTGGCGTCCAGTCCGGCGCGGGCCTTGTCGAGGTTTAGCTGCGCCGACGCCACGTTCTGCTCGACGGTGTCGCTGCTGAGGGTGGTGATCAGTTGCCCCCGCGTGACGCGCTCCCCGACGGCCGGGACCGCGCCGACCGTGGCGGTCAGGTCCGCGCCGACCGTGCGGGTCTGCGCGGCTTCCAGCGTGCCGGGACCGCTGACGGACACGCGGATCACGCCCTGCTGCGCGCGGGCGGTGCTGGTCGTGGCGACGGCCTGGGCGGTGTCGGCGTTGCTGGCGCGGTACGCGACGGTCCCGCCGACCGCGCCGATCAGCAGCAGGCCACCCACGATCCAGGGCCAGCGGGCGCGGCGTGCCGGGCGGGCCGGGCGTGCGGACGCGGCGCTCACAGCGTTCCCCCGATGCCGGTCAGGTTCTGCCCGGCGGCGACGGACAGCGCCGCCAGCGCCTCGGTGACGTTGTTCTGCGCCTGAAGGCGGCTGAACTGGGCTTTCTTAAGGGTCAGTTGCGTGCCCTGCAACTCGACGGCGCTGATGGTGCCGCTTTTCAGGCGGGCGCTGTCCTGCGTGTAGGTTTTCAGGGCGGCGGCCTCGCGGCTCTGCGCGACGCTCAGCAGTTCGGCGGCGTTCTGGGCGTTCTGGTAGGCGCTGGCCAGGGTCTGCTGTGCGTTCTTGCTGGCGGTGTCGGCGGCGCGCTGCGCGTTCGCCAGGGCGGTGCGGGCGTCCTGGAGGGTGCGGGCGGGCGTGAAGTCGTTGTCGGCGAGTTTCACGGTCAGTTGGGCGCTGCTCAGGTCGTTCGCGGCGCTCACGAGGCTGCTCAGGCCGCCCAGGTTGCCCTGCAGGGTGCTCAGGGTGACGCCCAGTTTGGGGGCGTTGATGACGCTGCCCGCGCGCACGGCGCTGCCCAGCCCGGTCAGCGTGCCGAGTTTCGCGGCGGCGAGGTTCACCTGCGCGCGGGCGTCGGCGAGGGTCTGCTGGCTGCCGCTCAGGGTGTTCTGCGCGTTCTGCACGTCCAGGGTGGTGGCGTTCCCGATGCCCAGTTTCACCTGCGCGACCTGCGCGGCCTTCTGGTCCACCTGGGTCTGCAGGGTCTGGAGTTCCACGTTCTCCTGCGCTTCGAGCAGGGCGTTGTACGCGCCGATGGTGTTCTGAAGGGCGGCGAGTCTGGCGGCCCGGAGTTGCGCCTGGGCCAGCGTCTCGGCGTTCTTCGCGTTCAGTTTCCCGGTGACCAGGGTGGCGGGGTCGGCCTGCGCGGCGCGGTTGGCGGCCTGCGCCTTGGTCAGGTTGGCCTGCGCGGTGTTCACGTCGGCCCCGGTCTTCAGGGCGGCGGTCACGGCAGTGCCGCCGCTGATGGTCTGCGTGCTCTGGGCGCTGGCGGCCGGGGTGACGGCCAGCAGCAGCGCGGCGCTCAGCAGGTGCAGGCGGCGGGGGTGGGCAGTGCGGGGGCGGGCGGGCGTGGGGGTGGGGTTCGTCATTGGGGGCCTCCGGCGGCGTTGTCGAGTTGAATCAGGGTGGTCTGGGCACTCAGGCGGGCGGACAGCAGGTCACGTTGCGCCTGCGCGAGGGTCAGTTCGGCGCTCTGCACGTCGTCGGGGGTGGCGGTTCCGGCCTGCACGCGGGCCTGCGCGGTCGCGAGTTGCTGCTGCGCCACCTGCACCTGCGTCTTGCGGGTCTGCACGGCGGTCAGGGCCTGCTGCGCGGCAATGAAGCGGCTGCGGACGTCGAGTTCCACGTTCTGCTGCGCGACGGTCAGGGACAGCGCCGCCTGCGTCACGGCCGCCTGGTCGGCGCTGAGGCTGGCGCGCTGCGCCGGGGAGTACACGACGTACGAGCCGCTGAGGCTGGCGGTCAGGCGCCCGGACGCGCTGCCAGAGCTGCTGCCGACCGGGACGCTGTAGGCGCTGCTCAGGGTGCCCTGCTTCAGGTTCAGGCTGGTGCTGAGCGTTCCGGCGCTGCCGCCGCCGTAGCCGACGCTGGCGGTCAGGTCCGGCAGGGTGGCGTCCCGCTGGGCTGTGTCCAGGGTGTCCTGCGCGGCGGCCAGGGTGTTCTGCGCGCTGATCACGTCGGCGCGGCCGGTGCGGGCGCGGGCGACCAGGGCACCCAGGTCCGGCAGGGTCAGGGTCGCCTGGGCGGGGGGGCTGAACGTCACGCGGCCCAGGCTGACGCCCAGCGCGGATTCCAGCGTGCGCTGCGCGGTGTCCAGCGTGCCCTGCGCCTGCGCGGCGGCCGACTGCGCCGCCTGCAGGGCCGCCTGGGCGCTCAGGACTGCCTCGGGCGCGGCGTTCCCGGCGGCGTCCTGCGCCTGCGCCACCTGAAGCTGCCGGGCGCGCAGCGCGACCGTCTGCGCGCCCATCTGCACGTCCTGCGTGGCCAGCACCGCGTCGAAGTACGCCTGCGTGACGTTCAGGCGGGCGCTGCGCTGCGCTTCCTGCAGGGTCGCGCGGGCCAGGGCGAGGCTGCGTTCCGAGGCGCGCAGGCCACTCTGGTTGTTCGACCAGGGCAGCAGGCCCAGGCTGACGCTGACCCCGGCGTTCCCGCCGAGGCTGGAGGCGGTCGTGGTGGCCGCGCCGTCACTGGTGGTCCCGGCGCCGCTGCCCACGTAACTGGCGTTGCCGTTCACGCTAACGGTCAGGCCCAGGGCGCTGCGGGCGGCCTCCAGGTTCTGCTGCGCGACCTGCACGCTCAGGGCGGCGCGGGTCACGCTGGGCGCCCCGGCGAGTTGCGCGTACGCCTGCTCCAGCGTGTAGGGCAGTGGTTCGGCGGGCTGGGAGGCAGGTGGCTGCGCGGACGACTGTGTGGACGACTGCGCGGGCGGCTGTGTGGACGACTGCGCGGGCGGCTGTGTGGGCGGCGTGGCCTGGGCCTGTGCCAGTGCAGGCCCGGACGCCGCGGCCAGCGCGGCGCTCAGGGCCAGGGCCAGCGGCAACCCACGGCGGGACGGACGGGCAGGAATGAACTTCATGCCCCGAGTGTGGCGGCGGCCCGCGAAGACTCCGCGCAGCCTCCATGAAGATTTGTCGAAGGCGCCCGGACACCGCCCAGGACGTCAGGAACGCCCCGGAACGCCCGAAAAGTTCCCCGGATCGCTTCGCCCGTCCTTCACGTACCTCACCTACCATGCAGGCATGAACGCCCTGATCCTGATTGTCGAGGACGAACCGCAACTGGCCGAGGTCCTCGAAGCCTACGCGCGGCAGGAAGGCTACCGCACCGAACGCGCCGCCGACGGAAACGCCGCCCTGCACGCCTTCCGCGCCCTGAACCCGGACCTGATCCTGCTGGACGTCATGCTGCCCGGCCGCAGCGGCCTGGACGTGCTGCGCACCGTGCGGGCCGACAGCGCCACGCCCGTGATCCTGGTCACCGCCCGCGCCGAGGAGACCGATCAGATCGTGGGACTGGAACTCGGCGCGGACGATTACGTCGTCAAGCCGTTCCGGCCGCGCGAGGTCATGGCGCGCGTGCGGGCCGTGCTGCGCCGCGCGACTGCCGCGGTCGAGGACACCGAACGCCCGGTGCGGGTCGGGCCGCTGGAAGTGGACAGGCGCGCCTTCGTGATCCGCGTGAACGGCGAGACCCTGAACCTCACCCCGGCCGAGTTCCGGCTGCTGTCGCAACTGGCCGAATCGCCGGGCCGGGCGTTCTCGCGCGAGGAACTGCTCGCGGCGGCCCTGCCGGACAGCGACGCCCTGGAACGCGTCGTGGACGCCCACCTGGCCAGCGTGCGCCGCAAACTGGAAGCCGTGAACGCCAGCGGCCTGCTGCACACGGTGCGCGGCGTCGGCTACCGCCTGGAAGCCGGGGCGTGACCCGCCCCCCTCCCCGCCCACAGGCGGGCACGCGCCCTCCCGCCGCGCCGGCCGGCGGGCGCCGCTGGGCGTGGCAGCGCAGCCGCCGCCCGCTGGCCGTGACGCTGCTGCTGGCGATGCTGCTGGTCGTGGGCGTGTCGGTGGGGAGCGTGCTGGTGTTCTCGAACCTGGTCGTGCAGCGGCAGGTGGACCGACTGCCCGACGACATCAAGCTCGCCATGCGCGAGCGGCAGGCGGCCCTGCACCGCGGCGAGGTGATCGTCCCGACGCCGCCCGTCCCGGAGATCCGCACCGGGATGATCGTGGACCCCTTCCTGGAACCCGGTCAGAGCAGCCCGGACGTGAACGGCGTGATCGCCCTGCCCAGCGGCGAGCAGGCCGAGGTCACGCAGGGCCGCCGCCCACGCGGACTGCGGGACCAGCCGCGTGACGTGCCGAACCGCTCGCAGGATTTCGTGCGGGACATCCAGCGCAGCCTCGTGCAGGTGGGCGCACTCGCCGTGACGGCCTCGGCGCTGCTGGCGTGGCTGCTGGCCCGGCGGATCGCGCAGCCGGTGTCGGCCGTGTCGCGCGCGGCGTCCCGGCTGGCCGGCGGTGACCTGGGCGCCCGCGCGCCCATGCAGAGCGGCGAGCGTGAAATGGCGGCCCTGGCGCAGAGCTTCAACGAGATGGCCGAGAACCTGCAACAGCTGGAGCAGGAGCGGCAGCAGGCCGTCGCGGACATCGCGCACGAACTGCGCACGCCCATCGCGGTCATGCAGGCCCGCCTGGACGCCCTGGAGGACGGCGTGTACCCGCTGAACACCGAGCAGATCGCGCTGCTGAGCACCCAGACGCAACTGCTGACCCGGCTGGTCGGGGACCTGCGGACCATCACGCTCGCCGAGGGCGGCAGCCTGGCCCTGGACCCCCGCCCGCTGGACCTGGGCGCGCTGGGCCGCGACGTGGTCCGCGACCTGCAGGACCGCGCCTCGGCGCGGCAGGTGACGCTCAGCGTGCAGGCGACCGAGACCCTGATCCACGGGGACCCGGTGCGGGTGCGGCAGATCACCACCAACCTCGTGGACAACGCCCTGCGGCACGCGCGCAGCCGCGTCAGCGTGCAGATCGAGGCGGTGCAGGGTCAGGCGCTGCTGCACGTCGAGGACGACGGCCCCGGCGTGCCCGAGGACAGCCGCGAGGCGGTGTTCACGCGCTTCACCCGCCTGGACAGCAGCCGCACCCGCGACACCGGCGGCAGCGGCCTGGGCCTGGCGATCGTGCGGGCCCTGGCCGACGCGCACGGCGGCGCGGCGCACCTGTCGGGCAGCGCCAGCCTGGGCGGGGCGCGCTTCACCGTGACCCTCCCGGCCCTGACCGACCCCGCGCCTTCCTCGACCGTGCCCGCGCCCTCCCACACGGCCTGAAGGGGGGGTGCGGTGGGGGGAAGGGCTGGCCCCTGCACCCGTCACTGCATTACAGTCAGAGTCGAATGGGGCCGCTCAGGGACCGTGCCACACGCCGCCGCGCTGCGCTGACGGCGCTGATCACCGTGGGGTGCGGCGTGTCCGCGCTGACCCTGCACACACAGAGCCCGACCACTGCCGCCAGGGTTGACCCGCCCCGCGCCATCACCACACTGGCCGCACTGAACCTGGCCGCGCCGCCCACCCCGACCGCCGCGTGGGTGACCGTTCAGACGACGTGGTACACCAGACCCGACCCACGCTCGCCGAAACTGCAACTGCTGCCCGCCCGCCGGGCCGTGACCCTGCACCGCTGCTTCGAACGCTGGTGCGAGGTCAGCGTGCCCGGCAACGACCTGCGCGGCTGGGTCATGCGGCCCACCGTGGACCTGAAAGGCGACTGCGCCGTGCTGGTCCCCCTGGGCCTGAAGGACCTGCGCCGCAGCGAGGGAACCTACAGCGCCGCGCGCGACCTGAACCACAACGGCCGCGCCTGCGACCGCGAGGATCTGCTCGCCACGCGCCCCTGAGCACGTCGAAGCGCCGCGCAGTTGATCGACACGGTACCTGCGCGGTCAACGCAGTGTGCTGACCTCATCCGCTCGGCCCCAGCGGTCTTTGCAGCCCATTCAAACGGAATCCGTATCAGCGCCGCGCCGGTCGTCCGGTGCGCCTGCGGGGAACTGCGGTAAACTCTCAGGGTTGCCCCGCGCACGAGTGGCGGGTGAAGGAGTCGAAATCATGGGTCTTGCTATTGGAATTGTGGGTCTGCCGAACGTCGGGAAAAGCACGCTGTTCAACGCCATCACGCGCGCCGGAGCGCTCGCCGCGAACTACCCGTTCGCGACCATCGAACCGAACGTCGGCCGAGTCACGGTGCCCGACGAGCGCCTCGCCGCGCTGAGCCGCGTGTTCACCAAGGGTGAGCGCGTCCCACCGATCATCCCGACCTTCGTGGAGTTCGTGGATATCGCCGGTCTGGTCAAGGGCGCCAGTCAGGGCGAGGGGCTGGGCAACCAGTTCCTGGCGAACATCCGCGAGGCGGACGCCATCGCGCACGTCGTCCGCTGCTTCGAGGACGGGAACGTCATTCACGTGGCGGGCCGCGTGGACCCCATCGACGACATCGAGACCATCAACACCGAACTGATCCTCGCGGACCTCGGCGGCCTGGAAAAACGCCTCCAGAACCTCCAGAAGAAAGCCAAGGGGAACGACAAGGACGCCAAGGAGCAGGCGGCGCTGGCCGAGCAGATCATTGCCGTGCTGGGCGAGGGCAAACCCGCCCGTGCCGGCACGTACGACGCGCCCATTCCCAAGGAATTCGGGCTGATCACCACCAAACCCGTCATCTATGTGGCAAACGTCGGCGAGGACGACCTGACGCAGGACAACGAGCACGTCCTGAAGGTCCGCGAGTACGCCGCCGCCGAGGGCGCGCAGGTCGTGAAGATCAGCGCGCAGATCGAGGGTGAACTCTCCGAGATGCCCGAAGAGGACGCCCGCATGTTCCTCGACGAACTGGGCGTGCAGGAAAGCGGCCTGGATCAGCTCGTGAAGGTCGGGTACGAGACGCTGGGCCTGATGACCTTCATCACCAGCGGCGAGAAGGAAGTCCGCGCGTGGACCATCCGCCGCGGCGAGACCGCCCCCGAAGCGGCCGGCGAGATCCACAGCGATCTGCAACGCGGTTTCATTCGCGCCGAGGTCATCGAGTGGGACAAGATGGTCGAGGCCGGAGGCTGGGCCGCCGCCAAGAGCAAGGGCTGGGTCCGCACCGAAGGCAAGGACTACGTCATGAAAGACGGTGACATCATGAACGTGCTGCATAACATGTGATACGGACTCCGATTGAATGGGCTGCAAAGACCGTTCAATCCGAGCGGATGCGAGTAGGAGAAAAACGGGTTCCGGACGTGGAGCTAACAGAGCCGGTGAAGTTCCGGGTTGTCAGCGAAACAGACGGAATCCGAATGATGGACTCCGATTGAATGGCTTACAAAGCCGCTGGGTCCGAGCGGATGCGAGCAGGAGCAGGTAACAGCTGAAGGTGGGGCGTTCCGGTTCAGTTGGAACGCCCCACCTTCAGCTTTCCATCTGCTTCCCGCTACTTCCCGACGCAGAAGTTGCGGAACACGGCGTCCACGATGTCTTCCTGCACGTCGCGGCCGGTCAGTTCGGCCAGGGCGCGCAGGGCTTCTTCGAGTTCGTAGCTGGCGAGGTCGTCCGGGGCGTGCGCGGCGGCCTGGATGTGGTTCAGGGCGCGGCGGGCGGCGTCGGCCTGCCGTTCGGTGGTCAGCCACGCCTCGCCGCGTGCGGCGTCGCCGAGCAGCGCGGCGCGGATGGCTTCACGCAGTTCCGGCAGGCCGTTTCCGGTGACGGCGCTGACGTTCAGGGCGCCGGGGTCGGTCCAGGCGGGGTTCAGGTCGGCCTTGGTGCGCACCCGGATGACGCGGGGGCCGCCGTGCGGGGGGAGGTTCAGGGTGACGGGCAGGGGTTCGCGGGGGGCGCTGCCGTCCTCGAGGATCAGGATCAGGTCGGCGGCGGCGGCCAGCGTGACGGCCTGCCGGACCCCGGCGGCCTCGATGGCGTCGTCGGTGTCGCGGATGCCGGCGGTATCGACGAGCGTGACGGGCACCCCGGCGAGTTCCAGGCCTTCCTCGAGGTAGTCGCGGGTGGTTCCGGCGACGGGCGTGACGATGCTGCGCTCGAAGCCGACCAGGGCGTTCAGGAGGCTGCTCTTACCGGCGTTGGGGCGGCCGATCAGGGCGAGGCGGGCGCCGCGCGTGGCGACCTGTCCGGCGCGGGCGGTGCGGAGCAGTTCGGTCAGGTCGTGCTCGGCGGCCGTGAGTGGCTGGGCGCGGTCCTCGTCGGGCACGCCTTCCTCGGGGTAGTCCAGCATGGCCTGCAGGGCGGCGAGGGTGCGGGTGACGTTCACGGCGACCCGCTCGACACGTCCTGCCAGGGCGCCGGTCAGGCCGAGGGTGGCCTGGCGGCGGGCGGCGTCGGTCTGCGCTTCGATCAGGTTCAGGACCGCCTCGGCCTGCGCGAGGTCCAGGCGGCCGCTCAGGTAGGCGCGCAGCGTGAACTCGCCGGGGCGGGCGGGGCGCGCGCCGAGTTCCAGGGTGCGGGCCAGCACGCGGGCCAGCACGGCGGGGCTGCCGTGCGTCTGGAGTTCGGCGACGTCCTCGCCGGTGTAGCTGCGCGGCCCTCTGAAGATCAGGCACAGGCCCTCGTCGAGAATCTCGCCGGTCTCGCCGGTCAGGTGCCCGAACAGGAAGCGGCCGCCGGGCGTGCGGGACGGGGCGCGCCGTCCCCGGAACAGGCCGTCCGCGACGCGCAGGGCGTCCGGGCCGCTG
This portion of the Deinococcus seoulensis genome encodes:
- the ychF gene encoding redox-regulated ATPase YchF, which produces MGLAIGIVGLPNVGKSTLFNAITRAGALAANYPFATIEPNVGRVTVPDERLAALSRVFTKGERVPPIIPTFVEFVDIAGLVKGASQGEGLGNQFLANIREADAIAHVVRCFEDGNVIHVAGRVDPIDDIETINTELILADLGGLEKRLQNLQKKAKGNDKDAKEQAALAEQIIAVLGEGKPARAGTYDAPIPKEFGLITTKPVIYVANVGEDDLTQDNEHVLKVREYAAAEGAQVVKISAQIEGELSEMPEEDARMFLDELGVQESGLDQLVKVGYETLGLMTFITSGEKEVRAWTIRRGETAPEAAGEIHSDLQRGFIRAEVIEWDKMVEAGGWAAAKSKGWVRTEGKDYVMKDGDIMNVLHNM
- a CDS encoding response regulator transcription factor is translated as MNALILIVEDEPQLAEVLEAYARQEGYRTERAADGNAALHAFRALNPDLILLDVMLPGRSGLDVLRTVRADSATPVILVTARAEETDQIVGLELGADDYVVKPFRPREVMARVRAVLRRATAAVEDTERPVRVGPLEVDRRAFVIRVNGETLNLTPAEFRLLSQLAESPGRAFSREELLAAALPDSDALERVVDAHLASVRRKLEAVNASGLLHTVRGVGYRLEAGA
- a CDS encoding HAMP domain-containing sensor histidine kinase translates to MTRPPPRPQAGTRPPAAPAGGRRWAWQRSRRPLAVTLLLAMLLVVGVSVGSVLVFSNLVVQRQVDRLPDDIKLAMRERQAALHRGEVIVPTPPVPEIRTGMIVDPFLEPGQSSPDVNGVIALPSGEQAEVTQGRRPRGLRDQPRDVPNRSQDFVRDIQRSLVQVGALAVTASALLAWLLARRIAQPVSAVSRAASRLAGGDLGARAPMQSGEREMAALAQSFNEMAENLQQLEQERQQAVADIAHELRTPIAVMQARLDALEDGVYPLNTEQIALLSTQTQLLTRLVGDLRTITLAEGGSLALDPRPLDLGALGRDVVRDLQDRASARQVTLSVQATETLIHGDPVRVRQITTNLVDNALRHARSRVSVQIEAVQGQALLHVEDDGPGVPEDSREAVFTRFTRLDSSRTRDTGGSGLGLAIVRALADAHGGAAHLSGSASLGGARFTVTLPALTDPAPSSTVPAPSHTA
- the mnmE gene encoding tRNA uridine-5-carboxymethylaminomethyl(34) synthesis GTPase MnmE — translated: MTRSGLQDTIAAIATAPGSAGVGIVRVSGPDALRVADGLFRGRRAPSRTPGGRFLFGHLTGETGEILDEGLCLIFRGPRSYTGEDVAELQTHGSPAVLARVLARTLELGARPARPGEFTLRAYLSGRLDLAQAEAVLNLIEAQTDAARRQATLGLTGALAGRVERVAVNVTRTLAALQAMLDYPEEGVPDEDRAQPLTAAEHDLTELLRTARAGQVATRGARLALIGRPNAGKSSLLNALVGFERSIVTPVAGTTRDYLEEGLELAGVPVTLVDTAGIRDTDDAIEAAGVRQAVTLAAAADLILILEDGSAPREPLPVTLNLPPHGGPRVIRVRTKADLNPAWTDPGALNVSAVTGNGLPELREAIRAALLGDAARGEAWLTTERQADAARRALNHIQAAAHAPDDLASYELEEALRALAELTGRDVQEDIVDAVFRNFCVGK
- a CDS encoding TolC family protein, coding for MKFIPARPSRRGLPLALALSAALAAASGPALAQAQATPPTQPPAQSSTQPPAQSSTQSSAQPPASQPAEPLPYTLEQAYAQLAGAPSVTRAALSVQVAQQNLEAARSALGLTVSVNGNASYVGSGAGTTSDGAATTTASSLGGNAGVSVSLGLLPWSNNQSGLRASERSLALARATLQEAQRSARLNVTQAYFDAVLATQDVQMGAQTVALRARQLQVAQAQDAAGNAAPEAVLSAQAALQAAQSAAAQAQGTLDTAQRTLESALGVSLGRVTFSPPAQATLTLPDLGALVARARTGRADVISAQNTLAAAQDTLDTAQRDATLPDLTASVGYGGGSAGTLSTSLNLKQGTLSSAYSVPVGSSSGSASGRLTASLSGSYVVYSPAQRASLSADQAAVTQAALSLTVAQQNVELDVRSRFIAAQQALTAVQTRKTQVQVAQQQLATAQARVQAGTATPDDVQSAELTLAQAQRDLLSARLSAQTTLIQLDNAAGGPQ